The following coding sequences lie in one Heliangelus exortis chromosome 6, bHelExo1.hap1, whole genome shotgun sequence genomic window:
- the NXPH2 gene encoding neurexophilin-2 yields the protein MVHLQPLPLVVVQGFLHLVFCDANQVVQATDVLDWEDKDAAETLVDNVVHSRILNPMRLFVKPSPVLKNGQVSYTDSIENFWDWLSNITEVQESLARTKRRPIVKTGKFKKMFGWGDFHSNIKTVKLNLLITGKIVDHGNGTFSVYFRHNSTGLGNVSVSLVPPSKVVEFESSPQSTLETKESKSFNCRIEYEKTDRAKKTALCNFDPSKICYQEQTQSHVSWLCSKPFKVICIYIAFYSVDYKLVQKVCPDYNYHSETPYLSSG from the coding sequence GTATTTTGTGATGCCAATCAAGTTGTACAAGCCACAGACGTGCTGGACTGGGAAGACAAGGATGCTGCAGAGACATTGGTTGACAACGTGGTCCACTCCAGGATCCTCAACCCTATGCGCCTCTTTGTTAAGCCATCCCCAGTACTGAAAAACGGGCAGGTGTCCTACACAGACAGCATAGAAAACTTTTGGGATTGGTTGTCCAACATCACAGAGGTTCAGGAATCCCTTGCACGAACTAAACGCAGACCTATAGTAAAAACTGGGAAATTCAAGAAAATGTTTGGATGGGGGGACTTCCACTCCAACATCAAAACTGTAAAGCTGAATCTCCTGATCACAGGGAAAATCGTGGATCACGGCAATGGGACCTTCAGTGTTTATTTCCGACACAACTCCACGGGCCTGGGAAACGTTTCTGTGAGCCTGGTGCCCCCTTCCAAGGTGGTTGAGTTTGAATCATCTCCACAGTCAACACTGGAGACCAAGGAATCCAAGTCCTTCAACTGCCGCATCGAGTACGAAAAAACAGACCGCGCCAAAAAAACTGCCTTGTGCAATTTTGACCCTTCAAAGATCTGCTACCAAGAGCAGACTCAAAGCCATGTCTCCTGGTTGTGTTCCAAACCATTTAAGGTTATCTGCATTTACATTGCTTTCTACAGCGTAGATTACAAACTGGTGCAGAAGGTCTGTCCTGATTATAATTACCATAGCGAGACTCCGTACTTGTCCTCTGGCTGA